TAAACAATATGCTTGTTAAGCTTGCAAGGGAAGGTCATACAGTAGGAAGAATAAAAGGTGGAGATCCTTATGTATTTGGAAGAGGAGGAGAAGAGGGCATTAGACTGAGTGAGGAGGGGATTTCCTTTGAGAGTATTCCTGGAATTACATCTGCCATAGCTGTTTTAAATTATGCAGGAATTCCTGTTACTCATAGGGGAATTGCCAGGAGTTTTCATGTTTTTACGGGTATGAGCAGAGAGGGACTAAGTCTTCAATGGGAATATATTTCAAAATTATCAGGAACTTTGATTTTTCTTATGGGTATGGAACATATAGAAGAAATATCTAAAAACCTTATAAAAAACGGAAAAAGCGAGAATACACCTGCAGGAGTGATAATGAGGGGAACCACTTCAAAACAAAAAATGGTAATAGGAAATTTGATAAATATAACACAAAAGGCACAAGATGAAAAGCTTAAGGCACCTTGTATTATTGTGGTGGGGGAAGTAGTATCTTTCAGTAAAACTTTGAATTGGTATAATAAAATGAAATTATCTGGTACTAATGTATGTATTACAAGGAGCAGAGAACAAGCTTATGAGGTTAAAAACAAGCTTCTTAAATTAGGTGCAGAAGTTACGGAAATTAATGCAATAAAGATTTTAAGTACCACTGAAAATATGAAACAGTATTTAGATAGACTCAATACTTATGATTTTATAGTTATGAGCAGTGTAAATAGTGTAAATATATTTTTAAATTATTTAAAAGAAAAAAGGTATGATGTTAGAAATATAAAAGGGAAATTTGCAGTAATCGGCACTGCTACGGAAAAGGCTTTAATGGAAAGAGGCATATATGCAGATATCAGGGCTAAAGAATTTGTAAGTGAAAGCTTGAAGGAAGAACTTATGAAGAAAGTAAAAAAATCTGACAGAATATTAATACCTTGTTCAAAACATTCTAGAAGAAAAGTAGCCCAAAGTTTAATTGATTTTGGCTGTATAGTAGATGAAGTTTATATTTATGAACCGGTGCAGGGTGACATATCCAATAAAAAAGCCTTTGATGAGGTGGATGTTGTATTTTTAACCAGCCCTTCTACAGTGAAAAATATGATAAATATTGTAGGCTTGGATAAGCTTCGTGAAAAAATCAATATAGCCATAGGTCCCATTACTTATAAGGAACTAGAAAATCACAATATATCTGGGTTTATCAGTGATGAATTTACAACGGACGGCATGATTAATAAGCTTATAGAGTTAAGGTACAATAAAGATTAGGAAGTGATTATGTGAAAAAGGCAATTTTAGTTGTTAGTTTTGGAACAACTTATGAAAGTACAAGAAAACTTACAATTGATGTTATTGAAGATAAAATAAGAAAAAGATTTAGCGATTATGAAATCAGAAGGGCATTTACGGCTTATAAAATAATAAACGTATTAAAAACAAGAGATAAAGTAATAGTAGATACACCTGGAGAAGCTCTGGAAAAATTAAAAAATGAGGGTTTTGAAAAAGTAATTGTGCAGCCGCTTCATATAATACCTGGAGAAGAGTATGAATTCATTGTAAGGATAGTCCAAAAATATAATAAAAGTTTTAAAGAAATAAAAATAGGTAGACCTGTATTATTTTATAAAGGAATAAATGAAGAAATTCCAGATGATTATGATGTGATGGTAGCTGCAATTAAAAAAATACTCCCAAAAGGTACATTAAGCATATTAATGGGTCATGGCAGTACCCACTGGGCTAATGCCTGTTATTCCTGTCTGCAGCTTGTTTTAAGAGAAAATGGATTTAATAATTGTTTTATTGCTAATGTAGAAGGCTACCCGGATTTCGATAATGTAGTACAGCATATTAATAAAAATTTTGTTTTTGAGAAAGAAGCAGATAAAAAAATTACATTAATTCCACTGATGTTGGTGGCAGGAAATCACGCCCTAGTAGATATGGCGGGGGAAGAAGAGGAATCCTGGAAAAATATTTTAATGAGACTTGGATTTAATGTAGAAACTTATATCCATGGGCTTGGAGAAATCGAAGAATTTCAAAATATTTACATAGAACATATACAAGACATTATAGATTCAAAGTATGATTATACATCTCATAAAAAAGAGGAGGAATATGAATGTCAAAAATTATGATTCAGGGAACGGCTTCTTCTGTTGGTAAAAGTATAATTGTTACGGCTTTATGCAGGATTTTTAAGCAGGATGGGTTTAAAGTCTGTCCTTATAAGTCCCAAAATATGTCATTGAATTCCTATATTACACTGGATGGTAAGGAGATGGGAAGGGCACAGGTACTGCAGGCTTATGCGTCAGGTTTGGAACCGGAAGCTTATATGAATCCCATACTTTTAAAACCTACTACAGATAAAAACTGTCAGGTTATTGTAAATGGTGAGGTGTATTGTAATTCCAGTGCCCAGGAATATTATGATATGAAGAAAAAATTTGCACCCATGCTAAAAGAGGATTTTAAAAAACTAGAGGATAACTTTGATATAGTTGTAATTGAAGGAGCAGGGAGCCCTGCCGAAATAAACTTAAGAGATAATGATATTGTTAATATGGGGCTGGCAGAAATGGTGGATGCTCCTGTAATTTTAGTAGGAGATATAGATAGAGGAGGAGTATTTGCTTCCCTGGCAGGTACTATGCTGCTTTTAAATGAAAATGAAAAAAAACGGGTGAAGGGAACTATTATCAATAAGTTCAGAGGAGATGTGGAAATATTAAAGCCTGGACTATCAATGCTGGAAGAAAAAATAACAGTGCCTTGTATGGGAGTAGTTCCATATTTCAGATTGGCTTTAGAAGACGAAGATGGTGCAGTTGAGTTTAATACTAAAATTAATGCACCCATTGATATAGCCGTTATAAGACTGCCTCATATCTCTAATTTTACAGATATTGATGCGCTAAAAATTGAAGAAGATGTATCCCTGCGTTATATAACAAGTGCAGATAATTTTGGAAATCCAGATTTGATTATAATACCAGGAAGTAAAAATACCATAGGTGATTTACTTTACA
This genomic interval from Clostridium kluyveri contains the following:
- the cobA gene encoding uroporphyrinogen-III C-methyltransferase — its product is MGKVYLIGAGPGNEELVTLKAIRVLKECTAVLYDRLSGEGLLKYLNKDCKIFYCGKEPGCHYKSQNEINNMLVKLAREGHTVGRIKGGDPYVFGRGGEEGIRLSEEGISFESIPGITSAIAVLNYAGIPVTHRGIARSFHVFTGMSREGLSLQWEYISKLSGTLIFLMGMEHIEEISKNLIKNGKSENTPAGVIMRGTTSKQKMVIGNLINITQKAQDEKLKAPCIIVVGEVVSFSKTLNWYNKMKLSGTNVCITRSREQAYEVKNKLLKLGAEVTEINAIKILSTTENMKQYLDRLNTYDFIVMSSVNSVNIFLNYLKEKRYDVRNIKGKFAVIGTATEKALMERGIYADIRAKEFVSESLKEELMKKVKKSDRILIPCSKHSRRKVAQSLIDFGCIVDEVYIYEPVQGDISNKKAFDEVDVVFLTSPSTVKNMINIVGLDKLREKINIAIGPITYKELENHNISGFISDEFTTDGMINKLIELRYNKD
- a CDS encoding sirohydrochlorin cobaltochelatase — encoded protein: MKKAILVVSFGTTYESTRKLTIDVIEDKIRKRFSDYEIRRAFTAYKIINVLKTRDKVIVDTPGEALEKLKNEGFEKVIVQPLHIIPGEEYEFIVRIVQKYNKSFKEIKIGRPVLFYKGINEEIPDDYDVMVAAIKKILPKGTLSILMGHGSTHWANACYSCLQLVLRENGFNNCFIANVEGYPDFDNVVQHINKNFVFEKEADKKITLIPLMLVAGNHALVDMAGEEEESWKNILMRLGFNVETYIHGLGEIEEFQNIYIEHIQDIIDSKYDYTSHKKEEEYECQKL
- a CDS encoding cobyric acid synthase — translated: MSKIMIQGTASSVGKSIIVTALCRIFKQDGFKVCPYKSQNMSLNSYITLDGKEMGRAQVLQAYASGLEPEAYMNPILLKPTTDKNCQVIVNGEVYCNSSAQEYYDMKKKFAPMLKEDFKKLEDNFDIVVIEGAGSPAEINLRDNDIVNMGLAEMVDAPVILVGDIDRGGVFASLAGTMLLLNENEKKRVKGTIINKFRGDVEILKPGLSMLEEKITVPCMGVVPYFRLALEDEDGAVEFNTKINAPIDIAVIRLPHISNFTDIDALKIEEDVSLRYITSADNFGNPDLIIIPGSKNTIGDLLYIRKIGIENEIKKYSSKNGLIIGLCGGYQMLGKSIEDPYGVETKLKSVEGIGVLDVSTVFEKEKVTTRVNGTVCGLSEKINIYGYEIHMGICNYGENAKPLIEITDKNGQEVSLKDGAVNSSGNVMGTYIHGIFDGAELRQYIVNLLRDRKGLKKREARVYENLRDVEIDKLAHIVRSNLDMEKIYELLNIESKVMR